A section of the Candidatus Thioglobus sp. genome encodes:
- a CDS encoding NADH-quinone oxidoreductase subunit C: MQKLKEQLEEIFEGANLVSTYGELTLTVESANIIDTCLKLRDQLAFDTLIDLCGVDYLTYGQSEWAHNSSNSGYSRGRSAQGGEDRHQQRFAVVYHLLSVSKNYRIRVKAFVDEAEPIIKSVTGIWASADWYEREAFDLMGILFENHTDLRRILTDYGFVGHPLRKDFPQIGEVEMRYDEELGRVVYEKVSIEPNISVPKVIRK, translated from the coding sequence ATGCAAAAATTAAAAGAACAATTAGAAGAAATTTTTGAAGGCGCTAATTTAGTTTCAACTTATGGTGAGCTTACATTAACTGTTGAGAGTGCCAATATTATTGACACTTGTCTAAAGCTACGCGATCAACTTGCATTTGATACTTTGATAGATCTATGTGGTGTTGATTACTTAACTTATGGCCAATCAGAATGGGCTCATAATTCAAGTAACTCAGGCTATTCTAGAGGTCGAAGTGCTCAAGGCGGAGAGGATAGACATCAGCAGCGTTTTGCGGTGGTTTATCATTTGCTTTCTGTTAGTAAAAATTATCGAATTAGAGTGAAAGCATTTGTTGATGAGGCTGAGCCAATTATTAAGTCAGTGACTGGTATTTGGGCATCTGCTGACTGGTATGAGCGTGAAGCGTTTGATCTAATGGGTATTTTGTTTGAAAATCATACTGATTTACGTCGAATTTTGACGGACTATGGTTTTGTTGGTCATCCATTGCGCAAAGATTTCCCACAGATTGGTGAGGTAGAAATGCGCTATGATGAAGAACTTGGTCGAGTTGTTTATGAAAAAGTAAGTATCGAGCCTAATATTAGTGTTCCTAAAGTAATCAGGAAGTAA
- a CDS encoding NADH-quinone oxidoreductase subunit B, whose protein sequence is MAIEGLMKEGFVTTSLDSVINWARTGSLWPMTFGLACCAVEMMEAGSSRYDLDRFGIVFRPTPRQSDLMIVAGTLTNKMAPALRKVYDQMPEPRWVISMGSCANGGGYYHYSYAVVRGCDRIVPVDIYVPGCPPTAEALLYGIMQLQDKIRRTNTIART, encoded by the coding sequence ATGGCTATTGAAGGTTTAATGAAAGAAGGGTTTGTAACAACCTCACTCGACAGTGTCATTAACTGGGCACGAACAGGTTCATTGTGGCCAATGACATTTGGCTTAGCTTGTTGTGCGGTAGAAATGATGGAAGCAGGCTCTTCACGTTATGACTTAGATCGTTTTGGTATTGTCTTTAGACCAACCCCTCGACAGTCAGATTTAATGATTGTTGCTGGCACACTGACCAATAAAATGGCACCTGCCTTACGCAAAGTTTACGACCAAATGCCAGAGCCTCGATGGGTTATCTCCATGGGCTCATGTGCAAATGGTGGTGGCTATTATCATTACTCTTATGCGGTAGTTCGTGGTTGTGATCGCATTGTCCCTGTTGATATTTATGTACCAGGTTGTCCGCCAACTGCAGAAGCATTATTGTACGGCATTATGCAATTACAAGATAAAATTCGTCGCACTAACACTATCGCTCGTACATAA
- the ndhC gene encoding NADH-quinone oxidoreductase subunit A encodes MLENYLPIVVFIMLGLGFGAGPMLIGYLLGPSKPDEEKNSQFECGFPAFDDSRMYFNVRYYLVAILFILFDLEVAFVFPWAVVQSQLGWFGFIAISIFLFLLVVGFIFEWKHGALEWE; translated from the coding sequence ATTTATCATGCTGGGACTTGGATTTGGTGCCGGACCGATGTTAATTGGTTATTTGCTAGGCCCCAGCAAGCCTGACGAAGAGAAAAACTCTCAGTTTGAGTGTGGATTCCCTGCTTTTGATGACTCACGTATGTACTTTAATGTACGTTATTATTTAGTCGCTATTTTGTTTATTTTGTTTGACTTGGAAGTGGCGTTTGTCTTCCCATGGGCTGTCGTGCAATCTCAACTTGGATGGTTTGGATTTATCGCAATTAGCATCTTTTTATTCTTGTTAGTAGTTGGCTTTATTTTTGAATGGAAGCACGGTGCGTTGGAGTGGGAGTAG